One Planctomycetaceae bacterium DNA segment encodes these proteins:
- a CDS encoding type II secretion system F family protein, whose translation MLFNPQISAKALYPFCQSMARMLEAGVEIPKSLKTSAARSSDSRLTAAVDRVITRVKRGDDLTSSFYEHEERFPALFLDLLNVGEQTGSMPEIFGSLGKYYEARVDRVREFRTAIAWPMIQLFAAICVIGLLIWLLGIVGTGNTDVLGFGLLGARGATIWFALCFGSLGGLWISYKMFSRTIVGQQVLDPLLLRIPVVGKCLRSFAIARFAWCFALTQQAGMSIKPSLESSLKATANGAFVAAIPIVWNEVHEGETLADAFAAPKLFPTEFLQFVETAEQTGTVPEALDRMSHHFDAEAHRAMILLSAFLARMVWGLVAVVIIFFIFRIAMFYVGMINSAARDALNVGI comes from the coding sequence ATGCTGTTCAATCCTCAGATTTCCGCGAAGGCGCTGTATCCGTTTTGCCAGTCGATGGCACGGATGCTGGAAGCCGGTGTTGAGATTCCGAAGTCACTGAAGACGTCGGCCGCGCGATCGTCGGATTCTCGCCTGACCGCTGCCGTCGACCGCGTGATCACGCGAGTCAAGCGGGGCGACGATCTGACATCGTCGTTTTATGAACACGAAGAACGCTTTCCGGCACTGTTTCTGGATCTGCTGAACGTCGGCGAACAGACCGGGTCGATGCCGGAGATCTTCGGGTCGCTGGGGAAGTACTACGAAGCCAGAGTCGACCGGGTGCGTGAATTTCGGACGGCAATCGCCTGGCCGATGATCCAGCTTTTCGCCGCGATCTGCGTAATCGGACTGCTGATCTGGCTGCTGGGAATCGTGGGCACCGGCAACACGGACGTGCTGGGGTTTGGCCTGCTGGGAGCTCGCGGCGCGACGATCTGGTTTGCGCTGTGTTTCGGGTCGCTTGGCGGTTTGTGGATCTCGTACAAGATGTTCAGCCGCACAATCGTGGGGCAGCAGGTTCTGGACCCGCTGCTGTTGCGGATACCGGTTGTCGGAAAATGCCTGCGTTCGTTCGCGATCGCCAGGTTCGCGTGGTGCTTCGCTCTGACGCAGCAGGCCGGAATGTCGATCAAGCCGTCGCTGGAATCGAGTCTGAAAGCCACCGCCAACGGCGCGTTTGTCGCGGCGATTCCCATCGTCTGGAACGAAGTGCACGAAGGCGAAACTCTGGCCGATGCCTTCGCCGCGCCGAAGCTGTTTCCGACCGAGTTCCTGCAGTTCGTGGAAACCGCCGAACAGACAGGAACCGTCCCGGAAGCTCTGGATCGCATGAGCCACCACTTCGACGCCGAGGCTCACCGAGCGATGATTTTGCTGTCGGCGTTCCTTGCGAGAATGGTGTGGGGGCTGGTCGCCGTCGTCATCATCTTTTTCATCTTCCGCATCGCCATGTTCTACGTCGGCATGATCAACAGCGCGGCCCGTGACGCGCTGAATGTCGGGATCTGA
- the gcvT gene encoding glycine cleavage system aminomethyltransferase GcvT, producing MTNDVSKLELGQGQYSFLLNDRGGVIDDLIIYRTDPTSYFLVVNASKVDEDFAWLRSHAESSGITLTNRSDDFGGLAIQGPNSVDAFLQMTDDALKESEPQLPERFCIRSFETKAGGLVMVCRTGYTGEDGFELFCPIRDAETWWRRTVSSGATPCGLGARDILRLEKCYPLNGSDLSPELTPLQAGMSFAVDLEKGDFIGRDVLLKQKAEGLDTKLVALKQTEKSPPPRHGYPVFAGDEQLAELTSGGVSPTLGAGISMAYVPVPFAKIGTVLDIEIRGKRFPAEVVRKPFV from the coding sequence TTGACAAACGATGTTTCAAAGCTGGAACTCGGGCAGGGGCAATATTCGTTTCTGCTGAATGACCGCGGCGGCGTGATCGATGATCTGATCATCTATCGAACTGATCCGACGAGCTATTTCCTGGTCGTCAATGCTTCCAAAGTGGACGAAGACTTCGCCTGGCTGCGGAGTCACGCGGAATCGTCCGGCATTACGCTCACAAACCGCAGCGATGATTTTGGCGGACTCGCGATTCAGGGACCGAACTCCGTCGACGCCTTTCTTCAGATGACCGACGATGCACTCAAGGAATCCGAGCCGCAACTGCCGGAACGGTTCTGCATCCGCTCGTTCGAAACGAAGGCGGGTGGCCTGGTGATGGTCTGCCGCACGGGCTACACCGGCGAAGATGGATTTGAGCTTTTCTGTCCGATCCGCGACGCCGAAACGTGGTGGCGGCGAACCGTCAGCAGCGGAGCGACGCCATGCGGCTTGGGAGCACGTGACATTCTGCGCCTGGAAAAATGTTATCCGCTGAATGGCAGCGATTTGTCGCCGGAACTCACACCGCTGCAGGCCGGGATGAGCTTCGCTGTCGACCTGGAAAAGGGTGATTTCATCGGACGGGACGTGCTACTGAAACAGAAGGCGGAAGGACTCGACACGAAGCTGGTTGCTCTGAAGCAGACGGAAAAGTCTCCGCCGCCAAGGCACGGTTACCCGGTTTTCGCCGGCGATGAACAACTGGCGGAACTGACCAGCGGCGGAGTTTCGCCGACGCTTGGAGCCGGCATTTCGATGGCGTATGTTCCCGTTCCCTTCGCGAAGATCGGGACGGTTTTAGACATCGAAATTCGCGGCAAGCGTTTTCCCGCGGAAGTCGTCAGAAAGCCATTCGTGTGA
- the gcvH gene encoding glycine cleavage system protein GcvH — translation MNVPDNLKYAKSHEWVRDDGGGVFTVGISDYAQAEMTELVYVELPDIGRTVKALEEVAVVESVKSASDIYSPLSGEIVETNTALSDDPSSVNSDPYDQGWLFRVRAGDAAELDSLLTPEAYREQIS, via the coding sequence ATGAACGTTCCAGACAATCTGAAGTACGCGAAGTCTCACGAATGGGTTCGCGACGATGGCGGCGGAGTCTTCACGGTCGGCATTTCCGACTACGCTCAAGCCGAAATGACGGAGCTTGTCTACGTCGAACTTCCGGACATTGGCCGCACCGTAAAGGCGCTGGAGGAAGTGGCGGTGGTGGAATCCGTGAAGTCGGCCAGCGACATTTATTCGCCGTTGTCGGGGGAAATCGTGGAAACCAACACCGCGCTTTCCGATGATCCGTCGTCCGTGAACAGCGATCCGTACGATCAGGGCTGGCTGTTCCGGGTCCGAGCCGGCGACGCCGCTGAACTCGATTCCCTGCTGACTCCGGAAGCTTACCGTGAACAAATCAGTTGA